Genomic segment of Amphibacillus xylanus NBRC 15112:
TAATTCAAACGATGGGACGAGCGGCACGAAATGCATCTGGTCAAGTAATTATGTATGCCGATCGGATCACAGATTCGATGAAAAAAGCAATCGATGAAACGGAGAGACGTCGGAAAATACAACATGCATATAATGTTGAGCATAATATTACACCGAAAACAATCATTAAAGAGGTTCGCGATGTCATCCGAGCTACAAAGGTTGCCGAAGAAGCATTAGATTCTCCAAAGGAAAAGTTAAATTTATCAGATCTTTCAAAACAAGAGTTGCATAAAGTGATTGAAAAAATGGAACAAGAAATGAAACAAGCAGCGCGTGAATTAAACTTCGAAAAAGCCGCTGAATTAAGAGACCTTGTTCTTGAATTGAAAGCGGAAGGATGAGAGTAGTGACAAAGAAAACGATCTCTATTAGGGGAGCACGCACACACAACTTAAAAAATATTGATTTAGACATACCAAAAGATCAGCTTGTTGTCTTAACAGGTCTATCAGGTTCTGGAAAATCATCACTTGCTTTTGATACGATTTATGCTGAGGGGCAAAGACGTTATGTTGAATCACTATCATCGTACGCTCGTCAGTTTTTAGGACAGATGGACAAACCTGACGTTGACTCAATTACAGGACTGTCACCGTCAATTTCAATTGATCAAAAAACAACAAGCAATAACCCGCGGTCTACTGTTGCAACAGTAACAGAAATATATGATTATTTACGTTTATTATTTGCACGTGTAGGTCGACCAACTTGTCCTAAACACGGGATTGAAATTACATCACAAACGATTGAGCAAATGGTTGATCGGATCTTAGAATATCCAGAGCGAACGAGATTACAAGTGTTAGCACCAGTTGTATCGGGACGTAGAGGTGAACACGTTAAATTAATTGATGAGTTAAAAAAAGAAGGTTACATCAGATTACGCGTCGATGGTGAACTTGTTGAAATTGAAGAAGAAATTAAATTAGAGAAAAATAAAAAACATGATATCGATGTAGTGATTGACCGAATCGTCATTAAAGAAGGTGTAGCAACACGATTATCTGATTCGCTAGAGGCAGCATTAAAATTAGGAAATGGCCAAGCAATTGTAGATCTAATTGGACAAGAAGAGTTAAGATTTAATGAACATCATGCTTGTCCGATGTGTGGTTTTTCCATATCTGAATTAGAGCCACGTTTATTTTCATTTAACGCACCTTATGGAGCTTGTGAAAAATGTGATGGTCTAGGTCATAAACTTGAAGTGGATGTAGATTTAGTCATTCCAGATAAGAGTTTATCATTAAATGAAGGTGCGATATTAGCTTGGCAGCCGACAAGCTCTCAGTATTATCCGCAGTTACTAGCAAGTGTTTGTAAACATTATGGAATTGATATGGATACACCTGTTAAAGACTTACCTAAAGCACAATTTGATAAAATTTTACATGGTAGCGGCGATGAGACGATTTTCTTTAGCTATGAAAATGACTATGGTATGACAAGAAAAACAGATATCCAATTTGAAGGTGTATTAAATAACATTGCTCGAAGATATCGTGACACTTCATCAGACTATATCCGGACTCAAATGGAGAAATATATGGTTGAGAAAGCTTGTAATGCTTGTGATGGTCACCGATTAAATGAACAAGCACGTTCAGTTTTAATTAATGGTGAACATATTGGCCAATTTACAAGACGTTCAGTCAAAGAAGGACTTATGTTTTTAAGACAAGCTGAGTTAACAGAAAAAGAAATGGAAATTGCCCGTTTAATTTTAAATGAAATTGAAGACAGACTTGAATTCTTAGAAAACGTAGGGTTAGATTATTTAACACTAGATCGAATGGCTGGAACACTATCTGGAGGAGAGGCGCAACGGATTCGTCTAGCGACTCAAATCGGATCAGCATTAACTGGTGTTCTTTATGTTCTTGATGAACCTTCAATTGGTTTACACCAACGAGATAATTATCGTTTGATTAACACAATGAAGCAAATGCGCGATCTCGGTAATACGTTAATAGTCGTTGAGCATGATGAAGACACGATGCTAGAGGCTGATTATATTATTGATATTGGACCGAATGCTGGTGAAAACGGTGGCCAAGTCGTCGCAACAGGTACTCCACAACAGATTATTAAGGAAGCAAAATCGCTTACTGGACAGTATTTATCTGGTGAGAAATTCATCCATTTACCGTTAGAGCGTCGTAAGCCAGATGAAAGATACATTGAAGTGATCGGAGCTGCTGAAAATAACCTTAAAGGAATAGATGTAAAAATTCCGATAGGCCTCTTTACTGCTGTTACTGGTGTATCTGGTTCAGGAAAAAGTAGTTTAGTTAATGAAGTTATGCTAAATAAATTAGCAACAACCCTAAATAAAGCCCGAAGAAGAGCGGGTAAACATAAGGAAATCAAAGGCTATGAACATTTAGAAAAAGTCATCGATATTGATCAATCACCAATCGGTCGAACACCAAGATCAAACCCGGCCACGTATACAGGTGTATTTGATGATATTCGAGATATTTTCACTCAAACAAATGAAGCTAAGGTTCGTGGATATAAGAAAGGTCGTTTTAGCTTTAATGTTAAAGGTGGCCGTTGTGAAGCATGTCGTGGTGATGGTATAATTAGAATAGAAATGCACTTTTTACCTGATGTCTATGTACCATGTGAAGTTTGTGAAGGTAAACGTTATAATCGAGAAACTTTAGAAGTAAAATATAAAGGGAAAAACATTTCTGATATTTTAAATATGCGAATCGAAGAAGCATTAGAATTTTTCAAAAATATCCCTAAGATTACTCGGAAATTGCAAACGATTGATGATGTTGGTTTAGGTTATATTCGATTAGGTCAGCCTGCAACTACTTTATCAGGTGGTGAGGCCCAACGCGTTAAATTAGCGAGTGAATTACACAGACGATCAAATGGAAAAACACTCTATATTTTAGATGAACCAACAACTGGGCTACACTCAGCAGATATTGAACGTCTGTTAGAAGTACTCCAAAGATTAGTTGAAAGTGGCAACACAGTTGTCGTAATTGAGCATAATTTAGACGTGATTAAAGCTGCAGATTATATCGTTGATCTTGGCCCTGAAGGTGGCGATCAAGGTGGAACGATTGTTGCAACGGGAACACCTGAAGAAGTTGCAGAAGTAGAAAAATCATACACAGGGCATTACTTGAAACCAATTTTAGAACGCGATCGGAAACGGATGGCTGATCTTGTTGAACAAGCTGAAATAAAATAAACGGGAGAGTGTTAAATGTCAAAAAAATTGTATCGTTCAAATCAAAACTACATGTTGGCGGGTGTGCTAGGTGGGATCGCAGAGTACTTTAGACTCGATCCAACGATTGTACGTTTAGTTTATGCTGTTTTTTGGATATTTACTGCTGGTATTGCACCAACAGCAATCTATATTGCGGCAGCTATGATCATCCCAAAAAGTGATGTGTATAATCGATGAAGCGTGCACTGTTATCTTTAGTTTTAAACGCTATTGCCTTGTTGCTTGTTGCTGAAATCTTTTCTGGCTTTCATTTAGAATCGTTTGGTGTCGCAATTATCGCCAGTTTAATTTTGGCGATCTTGAATGCAGTCGTCAAACCAATCCTACTGTTCTTTACACTACCGATTAATCTGCTAACTCTCGGTCTGTTTACTTTTGTGATTAATGCGGTCACATTGATGCTAACTCAGGCGTTAATTGGATCAGATTTTGTCATTGATAGCTTTGGTGTGGCAATCCTAGCAGCGATTGTTTTATCAGTGATTAATTTAATCTTAAATAAGCTCGTGAAAGATCCACTATTAACGAAAAAATAGATAATAATAGTTCTGTAATTAATGGTGTCGGTGAGTTCATTCGAACTCACCGACACCATTTGTGTATATCTATAAAGAAGGAACAGCGGACAACTTTATAAAAAAATTGAAATATGATATATAGAAATTACACAAATTTTATATGAAACATATTAAACATTACCTAAAAAAATAGCTATTAAGAGAATTTATTTGAATCATCAAATCAACAAGTTAGTTAAATAAATACATTATTACTAATTTAATATGTACTTTTTAGATTATTTATGGTAAAATACCCCATGTAAAGGAATGATTATAATATAATCAAATTTTAAGAATGTGGAGAAAACAAAAAAATATTAAAAGGAGACTATCATGAAGAAATTCATTACCTTATTAGCATTTTCCTTATTTTTTTTTCATAACTAATCCTGTATTTGCAAGTGACTTAACAAAATCTGATTTTGAAAGGTTTCAAAGAATGGGTTTTACGGATAGTGATATAGCTGATCTAACCGAGAAAGATTTAGAGTATTTTAAAGATATTGATGGGGAATTGATAGAATTTACCGAAACTCATTATGAGGTGATAACTGATAGTGATGGTGAGATATTAGAGTTTATTGAATTAGAAGAAGAAGATTTTGAAGAAAAAGTGGAAATTGAAGAACAAATGAATAATGAAGATTCTGTGATTAGATTGCCGAACAATAAACTTCTGAGTACATATAGTACAAAGGCGTGGTCAAGCACTAAAGAATCAAGTTTTATAAAATTAAGAGCCTTCGTAAATAAGATAAACACAGATGATTATCAATTTCGCTTACATTGGGAGTGGAAATCAGTCCCGAAAAATAGATTCTTTGACGCAGCGGCAATAACGCACAGTTCAGATTGGGATATATTGGGTAATTTCAACGCTCGTAATTCAGTTGATATAAGAAGAAATAGTAATAATTCTTTAATAAGAACTTCACATGCTTACTATTCTAAAGCAAGTACAACTTCTTTATATGGATTGGGTTTAAGATTTGGAGTTTCTAATGGGGTTATTTATGATTCGGGACAACAATACATAAATAACTTTAGAGGA
This window contains:
- the uvrA gene encoding excinuclease ABC subunit UvrA, producing MRVVTKKTISIRGARTHNLKNIDLDIPKDQLVVLTGLSGSGKSSLAFDTIYAEGQRRYVESLSSYARQFLGQMDKPDVDSITGLSPSISIDQKTTSNNPRSTVATVTEIYDYLRLLFARVGRPTCPKHGIEITSQTIEQMVDRILEYPERTRLQVLAPVVSGRRGEHVKLIDELKKEGYIRLRVDGELVEIEEEIKLEKNKKHDIDVVIDRIVIKEGVATRLSDSLEAALKLGNGQAIVDLIGQEELRFNEHHACPMCGFSISELEPRLFSFNAPYGACEKCDGLGHKLEVDVDLVIPDKSLSLNEGAILAWQPTSSQYYPQLLASVCKHYGIDMDTPVKDLPKAQFDKILHGSGDETIFFSYENDYGMTRKTDIQFEGVLNNIARRYRDTSSDYIRTQMEKYMVEKACNACDGHRLNEQARSVLINGEHIGQFTRRSVKEGLMFLRQAELTEKEMEIARLILNEIEDRLEFLENVGLDYLTLDRMAGTLSGGEAQRIRLATQIGSALTGVLYVLDEPSIGLHQRDNYRLINTMKQMRDLGNTLIVVEHDEDTMLEADYIIDIGPNAGENGGQVVATGTPQQIIKEAKSLTGQYLSGEKFIHLPLERRKPDERYIEVIGAAENNLKGIDVKIPIGLFTAVTGVSGSGKSSLVNEVMLNKLATTLNKARRRAGKHKEIKGYEHLEKVIDIDQSPIGRTPRSNPATYTGVFDDIRDIFTQTNEAKVRGYKKGRFSFNVKGGRCEACRGDGIIRIEMHFLPDVYVPCEVCEGKRYNRETLEVKYKGKNISDILNMRIEEALEFFKNIPKITRKLQTIDDVGLGYIRLGQPATTLSGGEAQRVKLASELHRRSNGKTLYILDEPTTGLHSADIERLLEVLQRLVESGNTVVVIEHNLDVIKAADYIVDLGPEGGDQGGTIVATGTPEEVAEVEKSYTGHYLKPILERDRKRMADLVEQAEIK
- a CDS encoding PspC domain-containing protein produces the protein MSKKLYRSNQNYMLAGVLGGIAEYFRLDPTIVRLVYAVFWIFTAGIAPTAIYIAAAMIIPKSDVYNR
- a CDS encoding phage holin family protein; its protein translation is MKRALLSLVLNAIALLLVAEIFSGFHLESFGVAIIASLILAILNAVVKPILLFFTLPINLLTLGLFTFVINAVTLMLTQALIGSDFVIDSFGVAILAAIVLSVINLILNKLVKDPLLTKK